One genomic window of Capricornis sumatraensis isolate serow.1 chromosome 15, serow.2, whole genome shotgun sequence includes the following:
- the LOC138091627 gene encoding calmodulin-like has protein sequence MAEKLSEEQVAEFKEAFDKFDKDKDGTVSVQELGTVMQELGLKPSEAELKVLITRLDTDNNGIISFQEFLEAMAAGLQTSDTEEDLREIFRAFDQDNDGYISVDELRQATAQLGEKLSQDELDAMIREADVDQDGRVNYEEFVRILTQN, from the coding sequence ATGGCAGAAAAGCTGTCTGAAGAGCAGGTGGCGGAGTTCAAGGAGGCCTTCGACAAGTTCGACAAGGACAAGGATGGCACCGTCAGTGTGCAGGAGCTGGGCACCGTGATGCAGGAGCTGGGCCTGAAGCCATCAGAGGCTGAGCTGAAGGTGCTCATCACCCGGCTGGACACAGACAACAACGGCATCATCAGCTTCCAGGAGTTTCTGGAGGCCATGGCCGCAGGGCTTCAGACCTCAGACACGGAGGAGGACCTGAGAGAAATCTTCCGTGCCTTCGACCAGGACAACGATGGCTACATCAGCGTGGACGAGCTCAGGCAGGCCACAGCCCAGCTGGGGGAGAAGCTGTCTCAGGAcgagctggatgccatgatccgaGAGGCAGACGTGGACCAAGATGGCCGGGTGAACTATGAGGAGTTCGTGCGCATCCTCACCCAGAACTGa